The region TGTTGGAATGGTATAAAGACGATAGATACATCTTGTTTGAAGGCGCACAGGGCACGATGTTGGACATCGGTTTCGGCACCTATCCCTATGTGACGTCATCACATACTATCACCGGAGGGATCAGCGTCGGCACCGGAATTCCACCCCGCTGTGTCGATAAGGTGATCGGAGTCTATAAAGCCTATGCCACGCGGGTGGGCGAAGGACCTTTTCCGACCGAGCTCAAAAACGATACCGGACAGCGTATCCGCATCCAGGGCAACGAGTTTGGCTCCACTACCGGCAGAGCCCGAAGAGTAGGCTGGTTCGATAGTGTCGCTGCCCGTTATTCGGCACAAATAAATGGCATCGATAGCATGGCGCTGACCCTTTTGGACGTGCTTTCCGGGCTCGAAGAGATCAAAATCTGCACGGGATACTGGATTCTTGATACCAAGCTGAAACGCTTTCCCATTCATCCGGTGGCACTTTCTTCAGTTCAGACGGAATACCTCAGTCTCAAGGGTTGGGACAAGGACATCACAGATTGCCGCAGCGTGAGACAGCTTCCCAAAGCGGCAAAAGAATATCTGGAAGCGATTCAGGACATCATGGAAGTGCCGATCAAGCTGGTCTCGGTGGGCAGTGATCGCATTCAAACCATTGTAGTGAAATAGATAAGGATTCATTATGAAAAGATTATTGATCCCTTTGATGTTGCTGTTGGGGGTCGGTTTGGTGGCTCAGGCGGCGGATAGTCTGGATTTCCCCATGCCTCAGTTTATCAATCCGTTCTATGACAGTTTCAGCCGCAACTATCTCTCCACCATGGCGATGGGACGCGGAAATACCGGAGTGGCCATGCAAGGCGGAGTGGAAAGCATCCTGCACAACCCCGCTGCCTACAAGCCGGACAAGGTTTCCTTGCATCTGGAAATGTTGATCAAGCCTCCCGTGAACACGGATTCCTATGGTTCTGAAGACCGTTTCACCTCACCCGTGCCCTTCGGAATGCTTGCCATTGGCGGAAAACTGAGCTCCAAGCTAACGGCGGGAATGGTTTACAGCCTGCCGAAGACGATCGTCTATGATGATTTTGACATCCTGATGAACCTGGGTGCCTATTTCCTGCAACGCTACCCCACTTTCAATCTTCATCAGATTACGGCAAATGCGGGTTATCACTTTGAAAACCTGCATCTGGGGGTGAATCTGCACAACCAGCTCTATTATCAGAGCGAAGTTACGATTCTGCGCAGTTTCGAAAGCATCAGCAATACCCGATATATCCTGCGCCCTCAAGCCGGAATCCTCTATAAAACGGACATTGGCAGCCTCGGATTGAGCTATACTCCGGAGCAGAAGATTGATTGGGATCTGAAATTCGTGCAATATGACACCGTGCTGCCAATGAATGTCGGTGCCGGAATCAGCTTAAATAAGAAAAACATGAGGCTGACGGCGGATCTGGAATATGAGAATTTCAGCGCCGTGAGCGATCGCTATAATGACCGTCTCGCGATCAAAATGGGGATTGAAAATGACGTGCGCAAATTCACCTATCGCTATGGCTATATGTATATGCCGGAAGTTTATAGTGGATTTTTCCGCCTGCCGATGAACAATAGTGCCACCCCCGATACGGCAATGTGGTGGGACAACGTGCCTTTGGTCGGAAACATCAAGGCAAACACACAGCACTTTCTCAGCCTTGGTTTCACTTGGCATCATCAGGATGGAACCATCAACGCTGCCGTCTTGCAGGAAATAGCCGGGCGCGCGCCGATGACGCAGATCAATCTCTCGCTTTCTCTCTACCTCAGTTCCTTCCGTCGCAAAGGTTTCCTCTACTTCGAATGACGAAAGTTCAGATCCGCAAGATCGATTCCTATGACCTGCCGGCGCTCGAAGACGCGGTCGCGGAGTTCTTTCGCGGAATCTGTAAGAACAAGCTCAAGCGCAGTAAAAGAGTGCTGCTCAAACCAAATCTACTGGGTGCTTATCATCCCGATCAGGCGGTGACGACACATCCCGCCGTGTTGGAAGCGCTGATCAGATACTTTTTGGCTCATGGCAAAGAAGTATGGGTTGGAGATAGTCCCGGCGGCACCGTCAATGCGGAACAAGTTTGGGAAACATGCAGCTTCAAAGATCTGGCGGAGAGATACCCAATCAAGCTGGTCAATCTTTCCACCGCCGGATTTCGTGAGTTGAACTATCAAGGCATCGACGTGAAGATCTCCGAGGTTTTTTGGCAGTGCGGGATCGTCATCAACGTCGCTAAATATAAGACCCACAGCCTGATGGCATATACAGGAGCGCTGAAAAACCTCTATGGTTTAATCCCCGGCATGGTGAAAAGCGAATATCACAAGCTTTATCCGGATACGAAGAGTTTCGCGAAACTGTTGACGGCGCTCTATGCCCTCACCCGAGATCGCGTCACATATAGTTTTATCGATGGGATCACCGGTATGGACGGTGCAGGACCCTCAGCGGGGCGGGTGCGCAAATTTGGGCTGCTCTTCGGCTCCGAAACTATCAGCGCACTTGACTTTACGGCAGCGACGATGATGGGGTTCAAGATTTCGGACATTCCCTATCTGCACGATGCTTTGCACCTGGACGGCGTGCTGCCCTCGCGCGTTTCCATCCCCACCAGTTTTAGAGGCTACAGCCTTCCGGAAGTCGATATCAAAACCGTCAAGCTGAGCAAGGACATGCTGAAATACGTGCCCGGCTTGCTACGCAAGGTTTTTCAAAAGGCATATTATTATTACCCGGTAATCAGCGACCGCTGCAAGCGGTGCGGCATCTGTGTGAAGAGCTGCCCGGTGCAGGCGATTCACTGGCGGCGGAGCGGTTTTCCGAGAGTGGACAAGGGCGATTGCATCAAATGCATGTGCTGCCATGAACTCTGCCCCCACCGTGCTGTTGATATCTATAAATCTCCAATCGCAAGGATGGTGATGGGATGAGACCACAACAACAAAAGCCGGCGCGCATCTTCCGGCTGCTCTATTATGCCGCGATGATTTTTCTTTTGAGTTGGATCCTGCTTTGGGGTCAAAACAGTTTCCTCAGAACCTGGAACAACGGACGCAAGATGAGTGTGCTGGAAGCTGAGGTGAACACCCTCAAGGCAGTCAACGACAGCCTTGCCGCCGAAAACAATCGGCTCAGAACATCACCCGCCGCCGCGGAAAAGGTGGCGCGCGAGAAGTTTGGGCTGATCAAGGAAGGTGAAAAGGTGTTTCGTTTCCTCCCTGCACCGGATACAGACCCAAACACTGTGAAAAAGGACAAGCAATGACCACTGGGATCGATCCGGAAGAGTTCAGCACTGTGTCGCCGGATCAGCGCAAACGCATCAAGATACTGATCGGCAAACTCTTTGATGCCGGAGATCGTGAACGCGAGCACATTATCGCAAGTCTGGTGGCATACATCTCAGATGCAGGCGCTTCGGCAGTGAACGATCAGGCGGTGCGCGAATATTCCGGGCTCTATATCGACGGGTTGATAGAGATTCTGGCAAGCGTCAAAAGCTCTCACAAATCCCCGCTGATGGACTATCTGAGCCTGCTCAACCACATTCCGATCCTCAGTCCTTCAAGCTGGTATAAATCCCTGCGAAACCATCTTTTTTGCGAGACCGATCACTGTCCCATTATTTTCGAGTTGGTTGACCGCCTGCAATTGTTCTATCTGCTCGCCCGGGCGGGTGATTTTGAGACTGCCGGGAGCGTGATGCAAGAATTGGAACCGCAGATAAATAACGATTGCCTGAAACTTTGGCTGGTCTTCCAACTGGGCAAGGCAAAGGTGCTGGCAAAGACTGAAAACCACAGCGAGCTTATGCGTCTTTGGCTGGAACTGATCTTGTGCGGCTATGCGATGGAAGGCGTCGAAGTAGCGCTCTATCTGATCATCCGCTGGATCGGAATCATCAATTGGCACACGGACGCTCACTTCAAGAAGATGCTGCTATTGAAACTATTAGACGCCTTTGGCAACCACCGAAATCAGAATTCCGCCATGGTGCTCTATCAGCTATTTACTCTCGAAGACAAGCTCGTCAACCCCTCCGAAAAGATGCTATATACAAAACGCCTGATCAAACATCAACCCTTGATGCTGTCCGTTCAGCAGTTGCAGATATTATACTTTTTCGCGGGGAACTACAGCTCCGGCATGCAGTCGCGGTTCAGCGATTCGATCCAGTATTTTCAGTATTCAAACTACTTTCTGCATAAAAGCTGGGATTATCAGCGCAATGCATCCGCCTTCCTACGCGAGAGCCTGACTCCCGAACAATATGTTTGCAGCATCAAGGCTTTGGAGATTAGAACACACGATCTGGCAAATCAGATCAGCATGCAAAACAACGCCTATGTGGAAACCCTGCAAGCGGAATATGCCAAGATCGAAGAGCTCTATCGCCGGGTGGAGCAGCTCTCCGTGACGGACAGCCTCACCGGTCTTCGAAACCGCCGCTATCTGGAATCGAACCTCTATCACATGCTGCTTCTGGCAGCGCGGCACAAAGTTCCTATCTGCTATGCCATGATCGATATCGACCACTTCAAACTGGTCAACGACAACTATGGACATCAGGCAGGGGACTATATCCTCAAAGAACTCGGCAATATCATCCTGAGCCATTTTCGCAAGAGCGACGTCGTGGTGCGTTATGGCGGCGAAGAGTTTCTGGTGATTCTGTTCGATTCCACGCTTGAACGTTGTTTTCCGATGATGGAAGAACTGCGCGGCGAGGTGCAAAACCATCTGTTTATGTATCGCGCGCTGCCGATCTCGATCACGATATCCATCGGCATCGCGTTTGACTACAACAATTGCGCCAGCGAGACGGACATCATTTTTCATATATCACAAGCGGATGCATCGCTCTACAAAGCGAAGAATTCCGGCAGAAACAAGACAGTGGTCGCCGATTGAACAATTTCCGGCTTGACATTATCAGCACACAAAAAAATGTATTTCCCAAAGGAGTTTGCCATGGCAAAAATCATCGTTAAAAACCTTAATAAGTATTATGATAACGGTTTCCACGCCGTCAAGGACGTCTGTTTTGAAGCCGAGGACAAGGAATTCGTCGTATTGGTGGGTCCCTCCGGTTGCGGCAAGACCACCGTTCTGCGCCTCATTGCCGGGCTGGAAGAGATCTCCAGCGGAGAGATCTGGATCGGAGACAACTTGATCAACAACGTTCAACCCAAGGACCGGGACATCGCCATGGTCTTTCAAAACTATGCGCTCTATCCACACATGACGGTCTATGATAACATGGCTTTCGCCCTCAAGCTGAGAAAGGAAACCAAGCTGCAGATCAAGCAGAAGGTGGATCACGCCGCGGCTCTTTTGGGCATTGAATCCA is a window of Candidatus Cloacimonadaceae bacterium DNA encoding:
- a CDS encoding adenylosuccinate synthase, whose product is MSSLAVLGCMWGDEAKAKIVDFLGADADVVVRFQGGANAGHTIVVNGIKYVFHTIPSGILYPETKCVIGAGVVIDPYSLKEEIESLEKLGLSFKGRLYIDERAGLVLPLHKKLDNKQESGLGAGKIGTTQRGIGPAYADQTSRTGLRMIDLAYPDWLNDRLQSLYASHEIAVTTPELEAEIADLNRIWEYLKEYVAPVDSLLLEWYKDDRYILFEGAQGTMLDIGFGTYPYVTSSHTITGGISVGTGIPPRCVDKVIGVYKAYATRVGEGPFPTELKNDTGQRIRIQGNEFGSTTGRARRVGWFDSVAARYSAQINGIDSMALTLLDVLSGLEEIKICTGYWILDTKLKRFPIHPVALSSVQTEYLSLKGWDKDITDCRSVRQLPKAAKEYLEAIQDIMEVPIKLVSVGSDRIQTIVVK
- a CDS encoding DUF362 domain-containing protein, which translates into the protein MTKVQIRKIDSYDLPALEDAVAEFFRGICKNKLKRSKRVLLKPNLLGAYHPDQAVTTHPAVLEALIRYFLAHGKEVWVGDSPGGTVNAEQVWETCSFKDLAERYPIKLVNLSTAGFRELNYQGIDVKISEVFWQCGIVINVAKYKTHSLMAYTGALKNLYGLIPGMVKSEYHKLYPDTKSFAKLLTALYALTRDRVTYSFIDGITGMDGAGPSAGRVRKFGLLFGSETISALDFTAATMMGFKISDIPYLHDALHLDGVLPSRVSIPTSFRGYSLPEVDIKTVKLSKDMLKYVPGLLRKVFQKAYYYYPVISDRCKRCGICVKSCPVQAIHWRRSGFPRVDKGDCIKCMCCHELCPHRAVDIYKSPIARMVMG
- a CDS encoding septum formation initiator family protein, whose translation is MRPQQQKPARIFRLLYYAAMIFLLSWILLWGQNSFLRTWNNGRKMSVLEAEVNTLKAVNDSLAAENNRLRTSPAAAEKVAREKFGLIKEGEKVFRFLPAPDTDPNTVKKDKQ
- a CDS encoding GGDEF domain-containing protein, whose amino-acid sequence is MTTGIDPEEFSTVSPDQRKRIKILIGKLFDAGDREREHIIASLVAYISDAGASAVNDQAVREYSGLYIDGLIEILASVKSSHKSPLMDYLSLLNHIPILSPSSWYKSLRNHLFCETDHCPIIFELVDRLQLFYLLARAGDFETAGSVMQELEPQINNDCLKLWLVFQLGKAKVLAKTENHSELMRLWLELILCGYAMEGVEVALYLIIRWIGIINWHTDAHFKKMLLLKLLDAFGNHRNQNSAMVLYQLFTLEDKLVNPSEKMLYTKRLIKHQPLMLSVQQLQILYFFAGNYSSGMQSRFSDSIQYFQYSNYFLHKSWDYQRNASAFLRESLTPEQYVCSIKALEIRTHDLANQISMQNNAYVETLQAEYAKIEELYRRVEQLSVTDSLTGLRNRRYLESNLYHMLLLAARHKVPICYAMIDIDHFKLVNDNYGHQAGDYILKELGNIILSHFRKSDVVVRYGGEEFLVILFDSTLERCFPMMEELRGEVQNHLFMYRALPISITISIGIAFDYNNCASETDIIFHISQADASLYKAKNSGRNKTVVAD